One stretch of Podospora bellae-mahoneyi strain CBS 112042 chromosome 2, whole genome shotgun sequence DNA includes these proteins:
- the SRP54 gene encoding Signal recognition particle (COG:U; EggNog:ENOG503NU4T; BUSCO:EOG09261V9P), whose translation MSVSWPPRAIDIYPRESPYCLEASRLIDHPGQCKNDLQTYLSRSTSSQKIGVIPSTQFITMKPQVVPFLASLLAAGQAARPCPASPAPTSWQISEWTYDAPDRSLPGRAGTDSVIGLYLSTGGTTYSCFGMWPEEWKGFTQDKSALLWSSCVNIFGRPIDDTVSFAMDWEKRILYASHTFSCENEEVSGLATASIVLPTSCDNTGSGGNPTRCLTTSRQINLNTTLQARGQSPCSSAPASGRYLESWEIRNHTSLYESTPETDGNLFVAVNTATNEIFECAREYPAGNGVCTPVGASGGLTIASFNLDPVRKLLTMRQVWACGSGVGTVEALGAASVPAPCFEDDVPICESSRFWLSPPDPLNPPGIYATLFAKPPDPDLTDHCRPISPDIPTGVDRRNFPQTMVLQDLGRRINAAVTDLTRAPNLDEKAFDSMLKQICSALLEADVNVRLVGRLRKDIKAAVNFKDLPPAVNKKRLIQKAVFDHLVNLVDPHAEPFKPKKGKSNVIMFVGLQGAGKTTTCTKLARHYQSRGFRACLVCADTFRAGAFDQLKQNATKAKIPYYGSLTETDPAVVAKEGVDKFKKERFEVIIVDTSGRHRQESALFQEMMDIQNAIKPDETVMVLDSSIGQQAEGQAMAFKEAADFGAIIITKTDGHAAGGGAISAVAATRTPIVFIGTGEHMLDLERFVPKNFISKLLGMGDMAGLVEHVQSLKLDQKDTIKHITEGIFTVRDLRDQLQNIMKMGPLSKMAGMIPGMSNIMANMDDEEGSLKLKRMIYICDSMTNKELDSDGKIFIEQPTRMTRVARGSGTTVREVEDLLTQQRLMAGMAKKMGGNMKNMQRAQNAMGGGNKAQQLAAMQKRLQSMGGAGGAGGGMPDMGSLMKMLGGGGGPGGGFDMNAMMKQMGGMMGGGGGRGGRR comes from the exons CCCAGAAAATCGGTGTTATACCATCGACGCAGTTTATCACCATGAAGCCTCAAGTCGTTCCCTTTCTCGCCTCTCTTCTTGCAGCAGGGCAGGCAGCAAGACCCTGTCCAGCATCTCCTGCTCCAACTTCCTGGCAGATTTCCGAATGGACCTACGATGCGCCCGATCGATCTCTACCAGGACGGGCAGGGACCGACTCGGTGATTGGTCTCTATCTCTCCACGGGTGGCACAACGTACAGCTGCTTCGGAATGTGGCCCGAGGAATGGAAAGGGTTTACTCAAGACAAATCCGCTTTGCTCTGGAGCAGCTGCGTGAACATTTTTGGCAGGCCAATCGATGACACGGTTAGTTTTGCGATGGACTGGGAGAAAAGGATTTTGTATGCGAGCCATACTTTCAGTTGTGAGAACGAAGA GGTGTCTGGATTGGCCACCGCATCCATCGTCTTGCCTACTTCATGCGATAACACGGGCTCGGGGGGCAACCCAACGCGGTGTTTGACGACGTCGAGGCAGATCAACCTCAACACAACGCTGCAGGCTAGAGGACAAAGCCCTTGTTCTTCAGCACCCGCATCAGGGAGATATCTGGAATCTTGGGAGATCAGAAACCATACTAGTCTGTACGAGTCCACGCCAGAAACAGACGGCAACTTGTTTGTTGCTGTCAATACAGCCACAAACGAGATATTTGAGTGCGCCAGAGAGTACCCTGCCGGAAATGGTGTTTGCACTCCGGTGGGTGCGTCGGGGGGGTTGACCATCGCCTCATTTAACCTGGATCCCGTCAGAAAGCTGCTTACAATGCGCCAGGTTTGGGCTTGTGGCAGCGGAGTTGG CACGGTTGAAGCGCTTGGGGCTGCCTCTGTTCCTGCTCCCTGTTTTGAAGATGACGTTCCTATATGCGAGTCGAGCAGATTCTGG CTCTCACCGCCCGACCCACTCAACCCCCCGGGCATCTACG CAACACTTTTCGCCAAACCACCAGATCCCGACCTCACCGACCACTGCCGCCCAATATCACCAGACATCCCGACCGGCGTCGATCGCCGTAACTTCCCCCAAACCATGGTTCTTCAAGATTTAGGTCGGCGCATCAATGCCGCCGTCACCGACTTGACGCGCGCCCCAAATCTCGATGAAAAG GCCTTCGACTCTATGCTCAAACAGATTtgctccgccctcctcgaaGCAGATGTCAATGTCCGTCTCGTCGGCCGGCTCCGAAAAGACATCAAAGCCGCAGTCAACTTCAAAGACCTCCCCCCGGCAGTCAACAAGAAGCGCCTCATTCAGAAAGCCGTCTTCGAccacctcgtcaacctcgtcGACCCCCATGCTGAACCCTTCAAGCCAAAGAAGGGCAAGTCCAATGTCATCATGTTTGTCGGCCTTCAGGGTGCCGGCAAGACCACAACCTGCACCAAGCTTGCTCGCCATTACCAATCACGTGGCTTTCGCGCCTGCTTAGTTTGCGCCGATACTTTCCGTGCCGGTGCCTTTGATCAGCTCAAGCAAAATGcgaccaaggccaagattCCATACTACGGCAGCTTGACGGAAACCGACCCGGCCGTCGTGGCCAAGGAGGGTGTCgacaagttcaagaaggagaggttcGAGGTTATCATCGTGGATACATCTGGTCGTCATAGGCAAGAAAGTGCCTTGTTTCAAGAAATGATGGACATCCAGAACGCCATCAAACCAGACGAGACTGTCATGGTGCTCGACTCGAGCATAGGGCAGCAGGCCGAGGGGCAGGCCATGGCCTTCAAGGAAGCCGCCGACTTTggcgccatcatcatcacaaagACCGACGGCCAtgctgccggtggtggagcaATCTCGGCCGTCGCCGCCACCCGCACACCCATTGTCTTTATCGGTACCGGAGAGCACATGCTGGACTTGGAGCGCTTCGTACCCAAGAACTTTATCTCCAAGCTGCTGGGCATGGGTGACATGGCTGGTCTGGTGGAGCATGTCCAGTCGCTGAAACTGGACCAGAAGGACACGATCAAGCACATTACAGAAGGCATCTTCACTGTGCGGGACTTGAGGGATCAGCTGCAGAACATCATGAAGATGGGCCCGCTATCCAAGATGGCGGGCATGATTCCCGGCATGAGCAATATTATGGCCAACATGGACGACGAAGAAGGGAGCCTGAAGCTGAAGAGGATGATCTACATCTGCGACAGCATGACGAACAAGGAGCTGGACTCGGACGGCAAGATCTTCATCGAGCAACCGACGCGTATGACAAGAGTGGCGCGGGGTTCGGGAACGACAGTCCgagaggtggaggacttGCTGACACAGCAGAGGTTGATGGCCGGcatggccaagaagatggGCGGCAACATGAAGAACATGCAGAGGGCACAGAATGCCATGGGTGGAGGCAATAAGGCCCAACAGTTGGCTGCTATGCAGAAGCGGTTACAGAGCAtgggcggcgccggcggggctggtggtggcatgCCCGATATGGGCAGTCTGATGAAGATGcttggcggcgggggcggACCCGGAGGCGGCTTTGACATGAACGCCATGATGAAGCAGATGGGCGGCATGatgggcggaggaggaggacggggcgggaggaggtAG